GTACACGGTCCCACCTTCCACTACGAACACGTTGTCACCGGTACCTTCGCAGACGTATCCTTCGTGATCCAACATGATGGCCTCGTCGGCGCCCGCCAGGTTAGCTTGGATCTTCGCCAGGATGTTGTTCAAGTAGTTGCACGATTTGATCTTCGGATCTAGCGCGTCCGGTGGAATACGACGCACGGAAGCCGTGATCACCTCGATCCCCTTCTCGTACAGGTCCCCGTACAGCGGCTCCATAGGTTCCGCGATTATCACAACATTAGGTTCTGGACATTTCTCCGGGTCCAACCCGAGATCACCTTCACCGCGTGAAACCACCACGCGAATGTAAGCGTCCCGCAGCTTGTTGGCCCGTACGGTTTCGATGATGGCTTCCTTCATCTCCATCTTGGTCATCGGTATCTCGAGCATGATAGCCTTCGCGGAGTCGTAGAGTCTGTCGACGTGCTCATCCAACTTGAATATCCGACCGTCATAGGCCCGAATGCCCTCAAAAACACCGTCGCCGTACAGGAACCCGTGATCGTAGACGGAGATCTTAGCCTCCTCTCTGGGGACTAGTTCGCCGTTCAGGTAGATGAGTTGCCCACGCTTGGACAACCCGAAACCCCCCGACCGCTGCTCGTCGGAATGATGTTAAAACACTCTCCCTCACCTTCCTCGTCGTGAAACGATGCACATCGATATGTGGGGTGCCGAAAGGTGGTCCAGATCCAGTACGTGATTTTGGAAACCACCATCAGCAACATTATATCCACGATTGTTGAAAAATACGCGAAGGACCCCATCACC
Above is a window of Methanopyrus sp. SNP6 DNA encoding:
- the ilvE gene encoding branched-chain-amino-acid transaminase, coding for MSKRGQLIYLNGELVPREEAKISVYDHGFLYGDGVFEGIRAYDGRIFKLDEHVDRLYDSAKAIMLEIPMTKMEMKEAIIETVRANKLRDAYIRVVVSRGEGDLGLDPEKCPEPNVVIIAEPMEPLYGDLYEKGIEVITASVRRIPPDALDPKIKSCNYLNNILAKIQANLAGADEAIMLDHEGYVCEGTGDNVFVVEGGTVYTPPEDTILRGITRATVMEICERLDIPVKEKRITLGELYAADEVFLTGTAAEVAPVRKVDGRKIGEECPGPITRRIMETFRELTKKEGTPVYEE